The Mucilaginibacter gracilis genomic interval CTCTCTCTCTGATGATCAACTCGCGGAAGATCTCCGGTTGATCAGTTCGAATATTGAATCTTTACACGAACGCTGGCGAGCCTGATACCAACCGTGTGGCAGCGGCCTGGTTCGGTTCCTGTATCTTCTTAGTAGTGGTAGCAACGGTGATCAAATCGTTCTTCGGCTTATAGGCCAGTCGTTAATGTAAACATAAATAATCACCCATAAAAAGGCTTTCAGTAACCGTCCCCAACCGGGGACGGTGCCGAGGGCCAGGAAGGAGAAACATGAGTTCAGTATATGAAATTAATAAAGGGATAAACAAACCTTTAATGTTCAAGGGGCTGAAAGCGCAATACATCGGCTATTTAGGTGGCGGCTTGCTTTGCCTGCTTATCCTGTACGCAGTATTGTATATCAGCGGGCTGAACAACTATATCTGCCTGGTGATTATCGGTGGTTTAGGAACAGGTTTGATGATGTCCATATTTCGGTTTAGCCATAAATACGGACAGTATGGATTACTGAAGAAAAGCGCCAAACGGAGCATTCCCACTTACCTGAAGTTCAGGACGAGGAAATCATTTATTAATCTTAAAAAAGGAAATTAATGGTCAATATTGAAAATATATTACCGGTGTATAAAGTGGAGAACGGCTGTATCGTATCGGTACAGGGTGATATTACGGTTGTGTTTAAAGTAACCCATAAGGATATTTTCACCGCTTCCGCTGATGATTACGAGGGTGCGCATCACGTACTTGTAAAAGGGCTGAAAGTATTGCCTAAAAATACGGTCTTTCATAAACAGGATATTTTTCTCAAAGCAAAACACCAGGCCAAATCTGATGCGGATGCAGGTTATCTCGCCCAGACAGGCGAAGCTCATTTTGAGGGCCGTCCTTACCTGGAACATACCTGTTATATCATGCTGACCAAAAAGCCGGACGACCGCAAGGCGGCCAGCAGCGGTTATTCGGGGCTGATGCGTAAAAGGGTTGTTCCCAAACAAACTACCGACGAAAAACTGTTCCTGGACTTTATGGAAAAGGTCGGCGCGTTTGAGCAGATCCTTTCCGATAGCGGCTACCTTGATTTAAAGCGGCTGACCGATGATGAACTGGCCGGAACGAGAACCAAAGCCGGGATTATCGAATCTTATTGTTTCCTGCTTTCACCGGATGAAAAACCGATGCTCAAAGATGTACACCTGAAGGACGAGATCAGGATCGGTGATAACCATTGCCAATTATTTACCTTATCAGATGTGGAGGATTTGCCATCACTTTGCGGCAGCCGGGTCAATTATGATAAATACAGTACTGACAAGAGCAATTTCAGTATCGGCTTTGCCTCTCCTATCGGTTTACTGTTAGATTGTAATCATTTATACAACCAATACATTTTTATAGGTGATGCACAGGCGACCTTAAAGGGTATGGAGAAAAAGCGCTTACGCCTGCAATCCTTATCGGCTTACAGCCGGGAGAACGCCATCGCCAGGGATGCGACATCGGATTTTCTGAACGAGGCGATCAGTGAACAAAGGCTGCCGGTAAAAGCGCACTTTAATGTGATGGCCTGGACGGATGATAGGCAGGCTTTACAGCCGATCAGGAATAAGGTCGGTTCTGCAATGGCGCAAATGGATGCGGTTGCCCGGCAGGAAACGGACGGGGCCGCGCAGATCTGGTGGGCAGGCTTACCGGGAAACGCGGCAGACTTCCCGATGAATGACACCTTTGATACGTTCGTGGAACAGGCTACCTGCTTTATGAATATGGAGGGCAATTGCAGTTCCGATGGCAAAGGTATCCGTTTTGGGGAACGCAGCCACGGGAGGCCGGTTTATGTTGACCTGTTCGACAAGCCGATAAAAACAGGTTTGATCACCAACCGTAATATGTTTATATGCGGCGGTTCAGGTGGTGGTAAATCCATGACCATGAACCACATATTACGAACGCTTTACGATGAGGGTACGCATTGTGTAACCATTGATATAGGTGGCAGCTATAAAGGTTTATGTACACTGGTTAAAGGCTATTACTTTACTTATACCGAAGAAAACCCGATCAAATTCAACCCTTTCTATATCGGTAAGGGTGAGGTTTTGGATATTGAAAAAAAGGAAAGCCTGAAAACGCTGTTGCTTGCCCTTTGGAAACGGGAGGATGAACGCTATAACCGTTCGGAGTATGTAGCCATATCCGGTGCGATCACCTTATACTATGAACACCTGAAAAATAACCCGCTATTATTTCCCTGCTTCAATACCTTTTATGATTTCCTGATGCTGGAATACATGCAGGTGATGGAGAACGGCAAGGTGAAGGAAAAGGATTTTGATATGGGTAACCTGCTTTATGTGTTGAATCCGTACTACAAAGGCGGTGAGTTTGACTACCTGTTAAACGCTACCGAAAACCTCGACCTGCTGAATGAGCGCTTTATTGTGTTTGAGTTGGATGCGATAAAAGGCCACGAAGTTTTATTTCCGGTGGTGA includes:
- a CDS encoding TraG family conjugative transposon ATPase, translated to MVNIENILPVYKVENGCIVSVQGDITVVFKVTHKDIFTASADDYEGAHHVLVKGLKVLPKNTVFHKQDIFLKAKHQAKSDADAGYLAQTGEAHFEGRPYLEHTCYIMLTKKPDDRKAASSGYSGLMRKRVVPKQTTDEKLFLDFMEKVGAFEQILSDSGYLDLKRLTDDELAGTRTKAGIIESYCFLLSPDEKPMLKDVHLKDEIRIGDNHCQLFTLSDVEDLPSLCGSRVNYDKYSTDKSNFSIGFASPIGLLLDCNHLYNQYIFIGDAQATLKGMEKKRLRLQSLSAYSRENAIARDATSDFLNEAISEQRLPVKAHFNVMAWTDDRQALQPIRNKVGSAMAQMDAVARQETDGAAQIWWAGLPGNAADFPMNDTFDTFVEQATCFMNMEGNCSSDGKGIRFGERSHGRPVYVDLFDKPIKTGLITNRNMFICGGSGGGKSMTMNHILRTLYDEGTHCVTIDIGGSYKGLCTLVKGYYFTYTEENPIKFNPFYIGKGEVLDIEKKESLKTLLLALWKREDERYNRSEYVAISGAITLYYEHLKNNPLLFPCFNTFYDFLMLEYMQVMENGKVKEKDFDMGNLLYVLNPYYKGGEFDYLLNATENLDLLNERFIVFELDAIKGHEVLFPVVTIIIMEMFISKMRKLKGKRKILAIDEAWIAIAKSGMASFIKYLFKTIRKFNGIAALITQEVDDLLSSPIIKETVINMSDTKLLLDMRKFMNKFDRLQDALGLSEKAKTLLLSVNKANEKGRMYREVFIDQGGQELKVYRNELSVAEYLAYTTEESEKLLVEEYTARCNGDMEKGIALLIREKYSKSINH
- a CDS encoding DUF4133 domain-containing protein, which produces MSSVYEINKGINKPLMFKGLKAQYIGYLGGGLLCLLILYAVLYISGLNNYICLVIIGGLGTGLMMSIFRFSHKYGQYGLLKKSAKRSIPTYLKFRTRKSFINLKKGN